In one Sphingomonas hankookensis genomic region, the following are encoded:
- a CDS encoding phage head-tail joining protein — MSTPAERIAKLEDALGNGVLTIESDGERITYRSTSDLMEAIRYNRGLLAQGGGGVARPASTVAVYDPR, encoded by the coding sequence GTGAGCACGCCTGCCGAACGCATCGCCAAGCTGGAGGACGCGCTGGGCAACGGCGTCCTGACGATCGAGAGCGATGGTGAGCGCATCACCTATCGATCCACGTCCGACCTGATGGAGGCCATCCGGTACAATCGGGGGCTGCTGGCGCAGGGTGGTGGCGGCGTTGCGCGGCCGGCCAGCACCGTCGCCGTGTACGATCCGCGCTGA
- a CDS encoding LexA family protein, protein MHAGKHAMIATLSQGKSCDGSNCEDRNTVVYGRMKALHPDDLKRLLKEHGKKQVDLANLLGVDPTAVSKIFSGIRAIQASEEAKIRAWLGIGGQVEGFVTTMIPIIGQVAAGSWREAIENPIASMPAPDPDIPPHTFGLVVDGDSMDKVVENGGTVLVDPNDTALYPGRFYVVGDGEGQTTFKQFLLDPARLEPCSSNVTHQAIIIGDGTSFHVVGRVIWRASRM, encoded by the coding sequence ATGCATGCCGGCAAACATGCGATGATCGCAACATTATCGCAAGGGAAATCTTGCGACGGTAGCAATTGCGAGGATCGCAACACCGTCGTCTATGGGCGCATGAAGGCGCTACACCCCGACGATCTGAAGCGACTGCTCAAGGAACACGGTAAAAAGCAGGTCGATCTAGCGAACCTGCTTGGCGTTGATCCTACGGCAGTCTCAAAAATTTTTAGCGGCATCCGCGCAATCCAAGCCAGCGAAGAGGCGAAAATCCGGGCATGGCTCGGCATCGGCGGCCAAGTCGAAGGCTTCGTAACAACGATGATACCGATAATCGGTCAGGTGGCAGCGGGAAGCTGGCGCGAGGCAATCGAGAACCCAATTGCAAGCATGCCAGCCCCCGATCCAGACATTCCGCCACACACTTTCGGGCTGGTCGTGGACGGCGACTCAATGGACAAAGTCGTCGAGAACGGCGGGACTGTCTTGGTCGATCCAAACGATACTGCCTTGTATCCAGGTCGTTTTTACGTTGTGGGTGACGGCGAAGGTCAAACAACCTTTAAGCAGTTCCTGCTTGATCCGGCACGTTTGGAGCCTTGTTCGTCCAACGTGACGCACCAAGCGATTATCATCGGCGACGGCACCAGTTTCCACGTGGTCGGCCGCGTGATCTGGCGCGCCTCTCGAATGTGA
- a CDS encoding DUF6362 family protein yields the protein MTKLSDGPGRVDNDPSAAGSLLSFAEVEARLVEAVRVSWRLPDREAGWQRVRSAWPEIMREAAAGDYDARGGDLSSSDVKLRTAAATRGEVADMEQAFDWLRAVEDDDRRLVALAIGCLARGDKQVPWLRLRRPMGLTHGAEGLRKRYTRALGRACRRANQGLLRREAGQGGISNASQI from the coding sequence ATGACTAAGCTGTCTGACGGACCCGGAAGGGTCGATAACGATCCTTCCGCTGCCGGAAGCTTGCTGTCCTTTGCCGAGGTCGAGGCCCGTTTGGTCGAGGCGGTGCGGGTGTCGTGGCGGCTGCCGGACCGGGAAGCCGGGTGGCAGCGGGTGCGGTCGGCTTGGCCGGAGATCATGCGCGAGGCGGCGGCAGGCGACTATGACGCGCGCGGCGGCGACCTATCCAGTTCGGACGTGAAGCTGCGCACGGCGGCGGCGACGCGCGGCGAGGTCGCGGACATGGAACAGGCGTTCGACTGGCTGCGGGCGGTGGAAGATGACGACCGGCGGTTGGTGGCGCTGGCGATCGGGTGCCTTGCGCGGGGTGACAAGCAGGTGCCATGGCTGCGGCTGCGGCGGCCGATGGGGCTGACGCATGGGGCCGAAGGGCTGCGCAAGCGGTACACGCGGGCACTTGGGCGGGCGTGTCGGCGCGCGAACCAAGGACTTCTGCGGCGGGAGGCTGGTCAAGGGGGTATATCGAACGCATCGCAAATATAG
- a CDS encoding phage terminase large subunit family protein: MFDYQRFGSTAGDALRANVKALDRSMAAGLRPPRRMKVSEWASANRRFADDDPIPGPWRHETAPELVEIMDALTPEDPCEEASIIKCAQSGGSASAENWIGFVSDLAPGPMLFVQGTLTAALAWAAEKFWPMVEATPKLNPARGGTIRAQGTADGDGSTKGKIRFARSNGFVLLAGATSAASLRQRTVRYAVEDDLDQYPDDVEGQGSPETMVDQRLKVWKRQGLSKRLKISTPLIKGTSKIGRAYAASDRRRFYLKCPECGSRFVPEWGDIHWPDGAPEQAHLIPPCCGFDHVEHWQKGGMKLPDGWLSDEIEGEKVARVLTEEEFQAARGRMPASVKRGFHLTGIISSFQTWADMAVEFVASLGDLNKMKAWTNLVHGFEFELKGGTPDYEKLRDLREQGWGIRHVAMLPVGVLVVTLGIDVQGDGVYVELVGWGPNAESWTLDARFIPGATDVKGEGAWVDLDQYARRQMVYPGGRSYPIDQVCCDAGYNTEAAEAFCRSHPNRLAVFGRAGWSLPILGRGENLRYEQQGRKAGQASKRAEDKAYIVGTFGIKLSWYGFLRTTLKAADDECDGLISNARGRVHFNVDLPDDYFEQVTAETIVTETVNGMPRRTWKPLAGRQNHWLDCRVYNTAAHEKLMLDTLTEADWAALRAERYAPKDGAQPGLFDGPIAVPATPVQPKAGPENLQRMSTFIDAGSDYL, encoded by the coding sequence GTGTTCGACTATCAGCGCTTCGGCAGCACCGCTGGCGACGCGCTGCGGGCGAACGTGAAGGCGCTCGACCGGTCGATGGCCGCAGGGCTGCGACCGCCCCGCCGCATGAAGGTGTCGGAATGGGCAAGCGCCAACCGGCGTTTCGCCGATGACGATCCCATACCGGGTCCGTGGCGGCACGAAACCGCACCGGAACTGGTGGAAATCATGGATGCGCTCACGCCGGAGGACCCGTGCGAGGAAGCGTCCATCATCAAGTGCGCCCAGTCGGGCGGTTCGGCATCGGCGGAAAACTGGATCGGGTTCGTATCCGACCTGGCACCGGGGCCGATGCTGTTCGTGCAGGGCACGCTGACCGCCGCGCTGGCATGGGCGGCGGAAAAGTTCTGGCCAATGGTCGAGGCCACGCCGAAGCTTAACCCGGCGCGCGGTGGCACGATCCGGGCGCAGGGCACGGCGGACGGCGACGGGTCGACCAAGGGCAAGATTCGCTTCGCGCGGTCCAACGGCTTCGTGCTACTGGCTGGCGCGACGTCGGCGGCGTCGCTGCGGCAGCGCACCGTCCGCTACGCCGTCGAGGATGACCTCGACCAGTATCCGGACGATGTCGAGGGCCAAGGGTCGCCGGAGACGATGGTCGACCAGCGCCTGAAGGTCTGGAAACGGCAGGGGTTATCGAAGCGGCTGAAGATCAGCACGCCGCTGATCAAGGGTACGAGCAAGATCGGGCGGGCCTATGCCGCGTCCGATCGTCGCCGCTTCTACCTGAAGTGCCCGGAGTGCGGCAGCCGCTTCGTTCCCGAATGGGGCGACATTCATTGGCCGGACGGCGCGCCCGAACAGGCGCACCTGATCCCGCCATGCTGCGGTTTCGACCATGTCGAGCATTGGCAGAAGGGCGGCATGAAGCTGCCCGATGGCTGGCTGTCCGATGAGATCGAGGGCGAGAAGGTCGCCCGCGTATTGACCGAGGAAGAATTTCAGGCTGCCCGTGGGCGGATGCCGGCCAGTGTGAAGCGAGGCTTCCATCTGACCGGCATCATTTCGTCGTTCCAGACCTGGGCTGATATGGCCGTGGAGTTCGTCGCGTCGCTGGGCGACCTGAACAAGATGAAGGCATGGACCAATCTGGTTCATGGTTTCGAGTTCGAGTTGAAGGGCGGCACCCCCGACTATGAGAAACTGCGCGACCTGCGCGAGCAGGGTTGGGGCATCCGGCATGTAGCGATGCTGCCGGTCGGCGTGTTGGTCGTGACGCTCGGCATCGACGTGCAGGGCGACGGGGTTTACGTCGAACTGGTCGGATGGGGGCCGAACGCGGAAAGCTGGACGCTGGACGCCCGGTTCATTCCCGGCGCGACGGACGTGAAGGGTGAAGGGGCTTGGGTCGACCTCGACCAATATGCCCGTCGCCAGATGGTCTATCCCGGCGGGCGCAGCTACCCGATCGATCAGGTCTGCTGCGATGCCGGGTACAATACCGAGGCAGCGGAAGCATTCTGCCGGTCGCATCCGAACCGCCTGGCGGTATTCGGTCGTGCAGGTTGGTCGCTGCCCATTCTGGGGCGCGGCGAAAACCTTCGCTACGAGCAGCAGGGACGGAAGGCCGGGCAGGCCAGCAAGCGGGCCGAGGACAAGGCGTACATCGTCGGCACGTTCGGCATCAAACTGTCGTGGTACGGGTTCCTCCGTACCACGCTGAAAGCTGCCGATGATGAGTGCGACGGACTGATTTCAAACGCGCGCGGGCGGGTGCATTTCAACGTAGACCTGCCTGATGACTATTTCGAGCAGGTGACGGCGGAAACGATTGTTACCGAGACGGTCAACGGGATGCCGCGGCGGACATGGAAACCGCTGGCCGGTCGCCAGAACCACTGGCTCGATTGCCGGGTCTATAACACCGCTGCCCATGAAAAGCTGATGCTTGACACGCTGACGGAAGCGGACTGGGCGGCGCTTCGCGCCGAACGATACGCACCGAAAGATGGGGCACAGCCCGGCCTGTTCGACGGGCCGATCGCCGTGCCTGCCACCCCTGTCCAGCCCAAAGCCGGACCAGAAAATCTGCAACGCATGTCAACCTTTATCGACGCCGGGAGCGACTATCTGTGA
- a CDS encoding phage regulatory CII family protein, translating to MRKIVSRAEQNSDLKSATGDLIADAGGQDKAAERCRVSGTQLQRYASDTVQHSECFMPLDVVLCLENKAKRPFVTEYLAKAAGAVLVMVPQVPAGRVDLLQLLASQSKEASDVTAAICSALADGKIDSREGHRAIEEIDQLVRVAMQMRAELALIVGAE from the coding sequence ATGAGGAAGATCGTCTCGCGTGCGGAGCAAAACTCCGATCTAAAATCGGCAACGGGCGATCTGATCGCCGATGCGGGCGGGCAGGACAAGGCTGCTGAACGTTGCCGGGTCAGTGGCACGCAATTGCAGCGCTACGCTTCGGACACGGTGCAGCATTCCGAATGCTTCATGCCGCTCGACGTGGTGCTGTGTCTGGAGAACAAGGCCAAGCGCCCGTTTGTCACCGAGTATCTGGCGAAGGCGGCCGGTGCGGTGCTGGTGATGGTCCCGCAGGTTCCGGCCGGCAGGGTCGACCTGCTGCAATTGCTGGCATCGCAATCCAAGGAAGCGAGCGACGTGACGGCAGCGATCTGCTCCGCGCTCGCGGACGGGAAGATCGACAGTCGCGAGGGTCACAGGGCGATCGAGGAAATCGACCAGTTGGTGCGCGTGGCGATGCAGATGCGGGCCGAACTGGCGCTAATCGTAGGAGCAGAATGA
- a CDS encoding DNA cytosine methyltransferase: MRPLIIDNFAGGGGASTGLEAAFGRAVDVAVNHDEAAVSVHAANHPHTKHLCQSIMSIDPLDATGGAPVLLVWFSPDCKHHSKAKGGKPRDKNIRDLAHIVPHWIDRLKRATPGGSGAPVVIMLENVEEFRQWGPLDAEGKPIKERQGEEFKLWVARIRRQGYKVEWRELVAADYDGEVLPAAPTSRKRLFLIARRDGRPIVWPTPTRGKAGSPGVEAGKLLPRRTAAECIDWSIQCPSIFDRTRDLKPATCRRIAAGVMRYVVNNARPFIVPVTHSGGLRIHPVDEPTRTITGAHRGEMAVAVPHVMTMRNAGKPYTAIDEPTHTITAGGAHQNLVAAHLTHFYTSNTRGGEGDLTRPTKTVTAGGQHHGLVAGALAMLGHGERRPGEAARSPALDEPISTVMAGGGKHAAVAAFMAQHNTGMVGNAADKPLSTIVHRGTQQQLVQTVLVDADALPADMLDRAVQTAAFLVKYYGNEEEGQAIDRPLGTVTTRDRFAVVTVTIDTATYVLVDIGMRMLTPRELATAQGFPASYILDPTCWYVTDNGNRRYGPLPKSHQIAKIGNSVCPNMSEVLARANLPEHCTGYVPATEAA, encoded by the coding sequence ATGCGCCCCCTCATCATCGACAACTTCGCAGGCGGCGGCGGTGCGTCGACTGGGCTGGAAGCCGCGTTCGGCCGAGCGGTCGACGTAGCCGTAAACCACGACGAAGCGGCGGTATCGGTTCATGCTGCCAACCATCCGCACACCAAGCACCTGTGCCAGTCAATCATGTCGATCGATCCGCTCGACGCTACCGGCGGCGCGCCCGTGCTGCTCGTGTGGTTCTCGCCCGACTGCAAGCACCACAGTAAGGCGAAGGGCGGGAAGCCGCGCGACAAGAACATCCGCGACCTGGCGCACATCGTGCCGCACTGGATCGATCGTCTGAAGCGCGCGACGCCCGGCGGCAGCGGCGCACCGGTGGTCATCATGTTGGAGAACGTAGAAGAGTTCCGTCAATGGGGACCGCTCGACGCCGAAGGCAAACCGATCAAGGAACGGCAAGGCGAGGAGTTTAAGCTCTGGGTCGCCCGCATCCGGCGCCAGGGGTATAAAGTCGAATGGCGCGAACTGGTCGCGGCCGACTATGACGGCGAAGTCCTGCCGGCCGCCCCGACCAGTCGCAAACGCCTGTTCCTGATCGCGCGCCGCGACGGCCGCCCGATCGTCTGGCCGACGCCAACGCGCGGCAAGGCCGGATCGCCGGGCGTGGAAGCGGGCAAGCTGCTGCCGCGTCGCACGGCGGCCGAATGCATCGACTGGTCGATCCAGTGCCCATCGATATTCGATCGGACGCGCGACCTGAAGCCGGCGACGTGCCGCAGGATAGCGGCAGGCGTGATGCGCTACGTCGTGAACAACGCGCGGCCGTTTATCGTGCCGGTGACCCATTCAGGCGGCCTCCGCATCCATCCAGTCGACGAACCGACGCGGACCATCACCGGGGCGCACCGGGGAGAAATGGCGGTCGCGGTGCCGCACGTCATGACGATGCGCAACGCGGGCAAGCCGTACACCGCGATCGACGAACCGACCCACACCATCACCGCTGGCGGTGCGCATCAGAACCTTGTCGCCGCGCACCTGACCCATTTCTACACCAGCAATACGCGGGGCGGCGAAGGTGACCTGACCCGACCGACGAAGACGGTGACTGCGGGCGGGCAGCATCACGGGCTGGTCGCGGGCGCGCTGGCGATGCTGGGCCACGGCGAACGCCGCCCCGGCGAAGCTGCGCGCAGCCCAGCACTGGACGAACCGATCAGCACCGTCATGGCGGGCGGCGGCAAGCACGCCGCAGTCGCCGCCTTCATGGCGCAGCACAACACTGGCATGGTCGGCAACGCTGCCGACAAGCCGCTGTCGACGATCGTCCATCGCGGCACACAACAGCAGTTGGTGCAGACCGTGCTAGTCGACGCCGATGCGCTTCCCGCCGACATGCTTGATCGGGCCGTGCAGACCGCCGCCTTCCTCGTGAAATACTACGGCAACGAGGAAGAGGGGCAGGCCATTGACCGGCCGCTCGGCACGGTCACGACCCGCGACCGCTTCGCCGTGGTGACGGTGACGATCGACACCGCGACCTATGTGCTAGTCGACATCGGTATGCGGATGCTGACCCCGCGCGAACTGGCGACGGCGCAGGGTTTCCCGGCCAGCTACATCCTTGATCCGACGTGCTGGTACGTCACCGACAACGGCAACCGCCGCTACGGCCCGCTCCCGAAGTCGCACCAGATCGCGAAGATTGGCAACTCTGTCTGCCCGAACATGTCCGAGGTGCTGGCCCGCGCCAACCTTCCCGAACACTGCACCGGCTATGTCCCGGCGACGGAGGCCGCATGA
- a CDS encoding conjugal transfer protein TraR, producing MADAADHAAVLNDQHFERSLRAARVSVPVGVAGECEGCGDDSPRLIGGRCAPCRDRRSRTR from the coding sequence GTGGCTGACGCTGCGGATCACGCCGCCGTGTTGAACGACCAGCATTTCGAGCGGAGCCTGCGCGCGGCGCGGGTGTCGGTGCCGGTCGGCGTCGCCGGGGAGTGTGAGGGTTGCGGGGACGATTCGCCGCGGCTGATCGGCGGGCGCTGTGCGCCGTGCCGCGATCGGCGGAGCCGGACGCGATGA
- a CDS encoding phage/plasmid primase, P4 family produces the protein MNTVSTLSPMGQAAIAFARRGWAVFPCNVQNGRPLVTGDRDENDKVIPNTGGLHKATRDEAQIEAWWRKWPVAQIGLNAGASGLLHIDFDPRVDELVDEETGEVLRVEWTVERLKAALTVQMGEPLPATLVSSTPSGGEHHWFRMPAGEPIGNRGNLPQHVDVRGHGGYVIAPPSERKGDLKQGGKKGPGAYRWVTGDWADAAAVAPLPAALERVLRERAAKAGTAKAKPAARGRPGVPVAAVDVSDDIRKYAMVAVEAECRDIRTAGSGNRNAQLNTSAFKVATLVAAGAIDDGFARTCVEAAARDNPGNDDDRQLAATIESGWTAGLQQPRDLEEVAASSRSRRERGNQSRPAPAAAPAPSAAGRAKSAPFRVGSVDDQQSLGEADRARLRAISAAWMRRRLQHIDRTKDAATRLAFSVGRRVGAGLIDEFEATEALWEGCETIADVQPDDIDQALGDGIARGFDPGPILLSLKCAGFPMTDFGIAERFFARYGADYRFTTAKGWLGWDGRRWKVLDQEKDIAPAEVVAAVFETVRAIQTEGQLVHDTGVQYQLTGSEKQQTLALETDNPHGLDHWRVKGKTWELHSTMMRVFGRQSEVAGKPQAIANLSRRWLTVPIEQFDVDPYAINVLNGTLRLSRERLPDGTRSSSVELCPHRRDDLNTKLAPVEYDPDAASPVYDGFLVWAQPDAEMRRYLHQCAGYGASGDTSEQKLWFWYGLGANGKSTTIDLWAHVLGDYSGTIGIETFLDQGIKKRGEQASPDLARLGGVRMLRASEPERGAKLNEALIKAATGGEPMAVRALHRGFFDLTPLFKLFIGGNYRPDVPGTDEGIWRRLKLVMWDAHVEDKDRDEQLPAKLRAEAPGVLNHIVRGMLDWLANGLIEPKAVAVATQQYREDSDPLSRFLNLCTEPVVGSRIQSSVLYEVFVAWSKAAGETEWKQKGFSKAMTDKGHKKKASDGIQWLDLKLIKAVSDFVDDQGRVIEHDANTARLRPPDDDDDYLAP, from the coding sequence GTGAATACGGTGTCGACGCTGTCGCCCATGGGGCAGGCAGCGATAGCTTTTGCGCGCCGGGGCTGGGCGGTTTTCCCCTGCAACGTCCAGAATGGTCGTCCGCTGGTCACCGGCGATAGGGACGAAAACGATAAGGTAATTCCGAACACGGGCGGGCTGCACAAGGCGACCCGCGACGAAGCCCAGATCGAGGCGTGGTGGCGCAAGTGGCCGGTTGCCCAGATCGGGTTGAATGCCGGTGCCAGCGGGCTGCTGCATATCGATTTCGATCCGCGCGTCGACGAGCTGGTCGACGAAGAGACGGGTGAAGTGCTGCGCGTCGAATGGACGGTCGAGCGGCTGAAGGCCGCGTTGACCGTGCAAATGGGGGAGCCGTTGCCGGCAACGCTGGTGTCGTCGACGCCCAGCGGCGGTGAACATCACTGGTTTCGGATGCCGGCGGGCGAGCCGATCGGCAACCGGGGCAACCTTCCGCAGCATGTCGATGTGCGCGGTCATGGCGGCTATGTCATCGCGCCGCCGTCCGAGCGCAAAGGCGATCTGAAGCAAGGCGGAAAAAAGGGTCCAGGTGCCTATCGCTGGGTAACGGGCGACTGGGCGGATGCGGCCGCTGTCGCGCCGCTGCCGGCGGCGCTGGAACGGGTGCTGCGGGAACGCGCGGCCAAGGCCGGGACGGCCAAGGCGAAGCCGGCCGCGCGCGGCCGGCCGGGTGTGCCGGTGGCAGCGGTCGACGTGTCCGACGATATCCGGAAGTATGCGATGGTAGCGGTCGAGGCGGAATGCCGCGACATTCGCACGGCCGGGAGCGGCAACCGTAACGCCCAGCTGAATACCAGCGCGTTCAAGGTGGCGACGCTGGTCGCTGCCGGCGCGATCGATGACGGTTTCGCGCGGACGTGCGTCGAGGCGGCGGCGCGGGACAATCCGGGCAATGACGACGATCGGCAATTGGCGGCGACGATCGAAAGCGGATGGACAGCCGGACTCCAACAACCGCGCGACCTCGAAGAGGTCGCGGCATCATCGCGTTCCCGCCGGGAACGCGGGAACCAGTCGCGCCCCGCGCCGGCTGCCGCGCCGGCCCCTTCCGCCGCCGGGCGGGCAAAAAGCGCACCCTTCCGGGTTGGAAGCGTCGATGACCAGCAATCGCTGGGGGAGGCGGACCGGGCGCGGCTGCGCGCAATCTCTGCCGCGTGGATGCGGCGCCGTCTCCAACATATTGACCGAACCAAGGACGCGGCCACGCGGCTTGCCTTCTCGGTCGGACGGCGTGTCGGAGCCGGGCTGATCGATGAATTCGAAGCGACCGAAGCGCTGTGGGAAGGGTGCGAGACGATCGCCGATGTCCAGCCCGATGATATTGATCAGGCGTTGGGCGACGGCATCGCGCGCGGGTTCGATCCGGGGCCGATCCTGCTGTCGCTGAAATGTGCCGGGTTTCCGATGACCGATTTCGGGATCGCTGAACGGTTCTTCGCCCGGTACGGCGCGGATTACCGGTTCACGACCGCAAAGGGCTGGCTGGGCTGGGACGGACGGCGCTGGAAGGTGCTGGATCAGGAAAAGGATATTGCGCCGGCCGAAGTGGTCGCGGCGGTGTTCGAAACGGTCCGGGCGATCCAGACCGAAGGGCAGTTGGTCCACGATACCGGCGTCCAGTACCAATTGACCGGTTCGGAAAAGCAACAGACGCTGGCGCTGGAAACCGACAACCCGCATGGCCTCGATCACTGGCGGGTCAAGGGCAAGACGTGGGAATTGCATTCCACGATGATGCGGGTGTTCGGGCGGCAAAGCGAGGTTGCCGGCAAGCCGCAGGCCATCGCCAATCTGTCGCGGCGGTGGCTGACGGTGCCGATCGAGCAGTTCGACGTCGACCCGTATGCGATCAACGTGCTGAACGGCACGCTGCGGCTATCGCGGGAGCGGTTGCCGGACGGGACGCGATCGTCGAGCGTCGAACTGTGCCCGCATCGTCGTGACGATCTGAATACCAAGCTGGCGCCGGTCGAATATGACCCGGACGCTGCCAGCCCGGTCTATGACGGGTTCCTAGTCTGGGCGCAGCCCGATGCCGAAATGCGGCGCTATCTGCACCAATGCGCTGGCTATGGTGCCAGCGGCGATACCAGCGAACAGAAGCTGTGGTTCTGGTACGGGCTGGGTGCGAACGGGAAGTCGACGACGATCGACCTGTGGGCGCATGTGCTGGGCGACTATTCGGGCACGATCGGGATCGAGACGTTCCTCGACCAAGGCATCAAGAAACGCGGCGAACAGGCGTCCCCCGATCTGGCGCGACTGGGCGGCGTCCGCATGTTGCGCGCGTCCGAACCGGAGCGCGGGGCGAAGCTGAACGAGGCGCTGATCAAGGCGGCGACGGGCGGCGAGCCGATGGCCGTCCGCGCGCTGCATCGCGGGTTCTTCGACCTCACGCCGCTGTTCAAGTTGTTCATCGGCGGCAATTACCGACCCGACGTGCCCGGCACCGACGAAGGTATATGGCGGCGGCTCAAGCTGGTGATGTGGGATGCCCATGTCGAGGACAAGGATCGCGACGAACAGTTGCCGGCGAAGCTGCGGGCCGAAGCGCCCGGCGTGCTGAACCATATCGTGCGCGGGATGCTCGACTGGCTGGCGAACGGGTTGATCGAACCGAAGGCCGTCGCCGTGGCAACACAGCAGTATCGCGAGGACAGCGACCCGCTGTCCCGGTTCCTGAATCTATGCACCGAACCGGTCGTCGGCAGCCGCATTCAATCATCGGTGCTTTACGAAGTCTTCGTGGCGTGGTCGAAGGCGGCCGGGGAAACCGAATGGAAGCAAAAGGGCTTCTCCAAGGCGATGACCGACAAGGGTCATAAGAAAAAGGCGTCCGATGGCATCCAATGGTTAGACCTGAAACTGATCAAGGCCGTGTCTGACTTCGTCGACGATCAGGGCCGCGTGATCGAGCATGATGCGAATACTGCTCGGTTGCGCCCCCCGGATGACGACGATGACTATCTCGCCCCCTGA